A genomic segment from Paralichthys olivaceus isolate ysfri-2021 chromosome 22, ASM2471397v2, whole genome shotgun sequence encodes:
- the LOC109634730 gene encoding uncharacterized protein isoform X4 yields the protein MKSHGSWASTKLLISSPPCSVYEQQDAAECFEKILALTSSEASQIFHGELTRTITCSRCHTEKSTDGRFLHLPLELVDSNSEYYRVVHGIQEYFQTSYFSGDNQMYCEHCDTKSDATIECVMKDHPDVLVLLLKRFYFDYYYMSKVKNNRAVVIPHSLHFQQNQTYEVYAYVEHFGDLRGGHYTATIKSQDDERWYNFNDGSVTLLDNQPFQTSRTEKSLSVNLLFYMKKKTAYSREVISDGFSPPANRGDVTDVRLFSVGTQLGKSKEDQYCERGKQKPVWNRPQKGFIQNRIDPEHNHKKEARNRPLKRDYPRDCVEGPRDNERTDCKEKRKLWKGTAKHLQDEGLDTVDDDEGGQQEQYYVGEKKKREGERKEKDKKEGRTGEGKRHTVKHGLLLKPGGLRRMYKRVQQHKEERRNVKRDKDRRRGGDEPAQEKVEKRVKENRNKGDAQYSQMRQSDRRRQAENQGDSSAGYEEGVRKDSSEVMNRWKKTVEKTPQNTSRNRETIKRQSDPKPDGSSTLTKGLSSMKVNESPSPESQQRRAGNTQEENETSAAPQSIGEHAKKPKNKKRTPGCFFFFQKKDQNPDSE from the exons ATGAAATCACACGGAAGCTGGGCATCGACAAAG CTActgatctcctctcctccctgttcAGTGTACGAGCAGCAAGATGCTGCCGAGTGCTTCGAGAAGATTTTAGCTCTGACCAGTTCTGAAGCATCACAG ATCTTCCATGGAGAGTTGACACGCACGATCACATGTTCTCGgtgtcacacagagaaaagtaCAGATGGGAGATTTTTGCATCTTCCTCTTGAATTGGTGGATTCCAACAGTGAATACTACAGAGTG GTGCATGGCATCCAGGAGTATTTCCAAACCTCATATTTCAGCGGAGACAACCAGATGTACTGTGAACACTGTGACACCAAATCTGATGCTACTATT GAATGTGTAATGAAGGatcatccagatgttttggtgctgctgctgaagaggTTTTACTTTGACTACTATTACATGTCAAAAGTCAAAAACAACCGTGCGGTGGTTATTCCCCACTCCCTACATTTCCAACAG AATCAGACGTATGAGGTGTATGCGTACGTGGAGCACTTTGGTGATCTTAGAGGTGGACATTACACAGCAACGATAAAGTCCCAGGACGATGAGAGGTGGTACAACTTCAATGATGGCAGCGTCACGTTG CTTGATAACCAGCCGTTCCAGACCAGCAGAACTGAGAA ATCCCTGAGTGTTAATCTTCTATTttacatgaaaaagaaaa CTGCATACTCCAGAGAGGTGATCTCTGATGGGTTCTCTCCACCTGCAAACAGAGGCGATGTTACCGATGTCAGACTGTTCTCAGTAGGAACCCAACTTGGAAAAAGCAAAGAGGATCAGTATTGTGAGCGAGGAAAACAGAAACCTGTTTGGAACAGACCACAGAAGGGTTTCATTCAGAACAGAATAGATCCTGAACACAACCATAAAAAAGAAGCCAGAAACAGGCCTCTGAAACGTGATTATCCTCGGGATTGTGTGGAGGGACCGAGAGATAATGAAAGAACTGAttgtaaagaaaagagaaaattatgGAAAGGGACTGCAAAGCACCTACAAGATGAAGGATTGGACAcagttgatgatgatgagggagGTCAACAGGAACAATATTATGTtggtgagaagaaaaagagagagggtgagaggaaggaaaaagacaagaaagaagGACGTACTGGGGAGGGAAAACGACACACTGTCAAACATGGTTTGTTGTTAAAACCTGGAGGCTTAAGGAGGATGTACAAAAGAGTTCAGCAAcacaaagaggagaggaggaatgtGAAGAGAGACAAGGataggaggagaggaggtgatgaaCCTGCACAAGAGAAAGTAGAGAAAAGGGTCAAAGAGAATAGAAATAAAGGAGATGCTCAGTATAGTCAAATGAGACAAtcagacaggaggagacaggCAGAGAACCAGGGGGACAGCAGTGCTGGATATGAAGAGGGGGTTAGGAAAGATAGCAGTGAGGTGATGAACAGATGGAAGAAAACTGTGGAGAAAACCCCACAGAACACTTCAAGGAATAGAGAGACAATCAAAAGACAATCTGACCCGAAACCAGATGGAAGTTCGACTCTGACGAAGGGCCTGAGCAGCATGAAGGTGAACGAGTCGCCTTCTCCAGAGTCACAGCAACGCagagctggaaacacacaggaggagaatgAGACAAGCGCTGCTCCTCAGTCGATaggagaacatgcaaagaaaccaaaaaacaagaaaaggacacctggctgttttttttttttccaaaaaaaagACCAGAATCCAGATTCGGAATAA
- the LOC109634730 gene encoding uncharacterized protein isoform X3 — protein sequence MTRDFREAVEKCTPDNTDTKCIDHQLKDVFVRLLKQTAHTDEITRKLGIDKVYEQQDAAECFEKILALTSSEASQIFHGELTRTITCSRCHTEKSTDGRFLHLPLELVDSNSEYYRVVHGIQEYFQTSYFSGDNQMYCEHCDTKSDATIECVMKDHPDVLVLLLKRFYFDYYYMSKVKNNRAVVIPHSLHFQQNQTYEVYAYVEHFGDLRGGHYTATIKSQDDERWYNFNDGSVTLLDNQPFQTSRTEKSLSVNLLFYMKKKTAYSREVISDGFSPPANRGDVTDVRLFSVGTQLGKSKEDQYCERGKQKPVWNRPQKGFIQNRIDPEHNHKKEARNRPLKRDYPRDCVEGPRDNERTDCKEKRKLWKGTAKHLQDEGLDTVDDDEGGQQEQYYVGEKKKREGERKEKDKKEGRTGEGKRHTVKHGLLLKPGGLRRMYKRVQQHKEERRNVKRDKDRRRGGDEPAQEKVEKRVKENRNKGDAQYSQMRQSDRRRQAENQGDSSAGYEEGVRKDSSEVMNRWKKTVEKTPQNTSRNRETIKRQSDPKPDGSSTLTKGLSSMKVNESPSPESQQRRAGNTQEENETSAAPQSIGEHAKKPKNKKRTPGCFFFFQKKDQNPDSE from the exons ATGACCAGAGACTTCAGAGAGGCTGTGGAAAA GTGCACCCCTGATAACACTGACACCAAGTGTATTGATCATCAACTCAAAGACGTGTTTGTAAGGTTACTGAAACAAACAGCACACACTGATGAAATCACACGGAAGCTGGGCATCGACAAAG TGTACGAGCAGCAAGATGCTGCCGAGTGCTTCGAGAAGATTTTAGCTCTGACCAGTTCTGAAGCATCACAG ATCTTCCATGGAGAGTTGACACGCACGATCACATGTTCTCGgtgtcacacagagaaaagtaCAGATGGGAGATTTTTGCATCTTCCTCTTGAATTGGTGGATTCCAACAGTGAATACTACAGAGTG GTGCATGGCATCCAGGAGTATTTCCAAACCTCATATTTCAGCGGAGACAACCAGATGTACTGTGAACACTGTGACACCAAATCTGATGCTACTATT GAATGTGTAATGAAGGatcatccagatgttttggtgctgctgctgaagaggTTTTACTTTGACTACTATTACATGTCAAAAGTCAAAAACAACCGTGCGGTGGTTATTCCCCACTCCCTACATTTCCAACAG AATCAGACGTATGAGGTGTATGCGTACGTGGAGCACTTTGGTGATCTTAGAGGTGGACATTACACAGCAACGATAAAGTCCCAGGACGATGAGAGGTGGTACAACTTCAATGATGGCAGCGTCACGTTG CTTGATAACCAGCCGTTCCAGACCAGCAGAACTGAGAA ATCCCTGAGTGTTAATCTTCTATTttacatgaaaaagaaaa CTGCATACTCCAGAGAGGTGATCTCTGATGGGTTCTCTCCACCTGCAAACAGAGGCGATGTTACCGATGTCAGACTGTTCTCAGTAGGAACCCAACTTGGAAAAAGCAAAGAGGATCAGTATTGTGAGCGAGGAAAACAGAAACCTGTTTGGAACAGACCACAGAAGGGTTTCATTCAGAACAGAATAGATCCTGAACACAACCATAAAAAAGAAGCCAGAAACAGGCCTCTGAAACGTGATTATCCTCGGGATTGTGTGGAGGGACCGAGAGATAATGAAAGAACTGAttgtaaagaaaagagaaaattatgGAAAGGGACTGCAAAGCACCTACAAGATGAAGGATTGGACAcagttgatgatgatgagggagGTCAACAGGAACAATATTATGTtggtgagaagaaaaagagagagggtgagaggaaggaaaaagacaagaaagaagGACGTACTGGGGAGGGAAAACGACACACTGTCAAACATGGTTTGTTGTTAAAACCTGGAGGCTTAAGGAGGATGTACAAAAGAGTTCAGCAAcacaaagaggagaggaggaatgtGAAGAGAGACAAGGataggaggagaggaggtgatgaaCCTGCACAAGAGAAAGTAGAGAAAAGGGTCAAAGAGAATAGAAATAAAGGAGATGCTCAGTATAGTCAAATGAGACAAtcagacaggaggagacaggCAGAGAACCAGGGGGACAGCAGTGCTGGATATGAAGAGGGGGTTAGGAAAGATAGCAGTGAGGTGATGAACAGATGGAAGAAAACTGTGGAGAAAACCCCACAGAACACTTCAAGGAATAGAGAGACAATCAAAAGACAATCTGACCCGAAACCAGATGGAAGTTCGACTCTGACGAAGGGCCTGAGCAGCATGAAGGTGAACGAGTCGCCTTCTCCAGAGTCACAGCAACGCagagctggaaacacacaggaggagaatgAGACAAGCGCTGCTCCTCAGTCGATaggagaacatgcaaagaaaccaaaaaacaagaaaaggacacctggctgttttttttttttccaaaaaaaagACCAGAATCCAGATTCGGAATAA
- the LOC109634730 gene encoding uncharacterized protein isoform X5 — MYCEHCDTKSDATIECVMKDHPDVLVLLLKRFYFDYYYMSKVKNNRAVVIPHSLHFQQNQTYEVYAYVEHFGDLRGGHYTATIKSQDDERWYNFNDGSVTLLDNQPFQTSRTEKSLSVNLLFYMKKKTAYSREVISDGFSPPANRGDVTDVRLFSVGTQLGKSKEDQYCERGKQKPVWNRPQKGFIQNRIDPEHNHKKEARNRPLKRDYPRDCVEGPRDNERTDCKEKRKLWKGTAKHLQDEGLDTVDDDEGGQQEQYYVGEKKKREGERKEKDKKEGRTGEGKRHTVKHGLLLKPGGLRRMYKRVQQHKEERRNVKRDKDRRRGGDEPAQEKVEKRVKENRNKGDAQYSQMRQSDRRRQAENQGDSSAGYEEGVRKDSSEVMNRWKKTVEKTPQNTSRNRETIKRQSDPKPDGSSTLTKGLSSMKVNESPSPESQQRRAGNTQEENETSAAPQSIGEHAKKPKNKKRTPGCFFFFQKKDQNPDSE, encoded by the exons ATGTACTGTGAACACTGTGACACCAAATCTGATGCTACTATT GAATGTGTAATGAAGGatcatccagatgttttggtgctgctgctgaagaggTTTTACTTTGACTACTATTACATGTCAAAAGTCAAAAACAACCGTGCGGTGGTTATTCCCCACTCCCTACATTTCCAACAG AATCAGACGTATGAGGTGTATGCGTACGTGGAGCACTTTGGTGATCTTAGAGGTGGACATTACACAGCAACGATAAAGTCCCAGGACGATGAGAGGTGGTACAACTTCAATGATGGCAGCGTCACGTTG CTTGATAACCAGCCGTTCCAGACCAGCAGAACTGAGAA ATCCCTGAGTGTTAATCTTCTATTttacatgaaaaagaaaa CTGCATACTCCAGAGAGGTGATCTCTGATGGGTTCTCTCCACCTGCAAACAGAGGCGATGTTACCGATGTCAGACTGTTCTCAGTAGGAACCCAACTTGGAAAAAGCAAAGAGGATCAGTATTGTGAGCGAGGAAAACAGAAACCTGTTTGGAACAGACCACAGAAGGGTTTCATTCAGAACAGAATAGATCCTGAACACAACCATAAAAAAGAAGCCAGAAACAGGCCTCTGAAACGTGATTATCCTCGGGATTGTGTGGAGGGACCGAGAGATAATGAAAGAACTGAttgtaaagaaaagagaaaattatgGAAAGGGACTGCAAAGCACCTACAAGATGAAGGATTGGACAcagttgatgatgatgagggagGTCAACAGGAACAATATTATGTtggtgagaagaaaaagagagagggtgagaggaaggaaaaagacaagaaagaagGACGTACTGGGGAGGGAAAACGACACACTGTCAAACATGGTTTGTTGTTAAAACCTGGAGGCTTAAGGAGGATGTACAAAAGAGTTCAGCAAcacaaagaggagaggaggaatgtGAAGAGAGACAAGGataggaggagaggaggtgatgaaCCTGCACAAGAGAAAGTAGAGAAAAGGGTCAAAGAGAATAGAAATAAAGGAGATGCTCAGTATAGTCAAATGAGACAAtcagacaggaggagacaggCAGAGAACCAGGGGGACAGCAGTGCTGGATATGAAGAGGGGGTTAGGAAAGATAGCAGTGAGGTGATGAACAGATGGAAGAAAACTGTGGAGAAAACCCCACAGAACACTTCAAGGAATAGAGAGACAATCAAAAGACAATCTGACCCGAAACCAGATGGAAGTTCGACTCTGACGAAGGGCCTGAGCAGCATGAAGGTGAACGAGTCGCCTTCTCCAGAGTCACAGCAACGCagagctggaaacacacaggaggagaatgAGACAAGCGCTGCTCCTCAGTCGATaggagaacatgcaaagaaaccaaaaaacaagaaaaggacacctggctgttttttttttttccaaaaaaaagACCAGAATCCAGATTCGGAATAA
- the LOC109634730 gene encoding uncharacterized protein isoform X2 — MVWYHGLFNQGATCYLNSVLQVLFMTRDFREAVEKCTPDNTDTKCIDHQLKDVFVRLLKQTAHTDEITRKLGIDKVYEQQDAAECFEKILALTSSEASQIFHGELTRTITCSRCHTEKSTDGRFLHLPLELVDSNSEYYRVVHGIQEYFQTSYFSGDNQMYCEHCDTKSDATIECVMKDHPDVLVLLLKRFYFDYYYMSKVKNNRAVVIPHSLHFQQNQTYEVYAYVEHFGDLRGGHYTATIKSQDDERWYNFNDGSVTLLDNQPFQTSRTEKSLSVNLLFYMKKKTAYSREVISDGFSPPANRGDVTDVRLFSVGTQLGKSKEDQYCERGKQKPVWNRPQKGFIQNRIDPEHNHKKEARNRPLKRDYPRDCVEGPRDNERTDCKEKRKLWKGTAKHLQDEGLDTVDDDEGGQQEQYYVGEKKKREGERKEKDKKEGRTGEGKRHTVKHGLLLKPGGLRRMYKRVQQHKEERRNVKRDKDRRRGGDEPAQEKVEKRVKENRNKGDAQYSQMRQSDRRRQAENQGDSSAGYEEGVRKDSSEVMNRWKKTVEKTPQNTSRNRETIKRQSDPKPDGSSTLTKGLSSMKVNESPSPESQQRRAGNTQEENETSAAPQSIGEHAKKPKNKKRTPGCFFFFQKKDQNPDSE; from the exons ATGGTGTGGTATCATGGCTTGTTCAACCAAGGGGCCACATGTTACCTGAACAGTGTGCTGCAGGTGCTGTTCATGACCAGAGACTTCAGAGAGGCTGTGGAAAA GTGCACCCCTGATAACACTGACACCAAGTGTATTGATCATCAACTCAAAGACGTGTTTGTAAGGTTACTGAAACAAACAGCACACACTGATGAAATCACACGGAAGCTGGGCATCGACAAAG TGTACGAGCAGCAAGATGCTGCCGAGTGCTTCGAGAAGATTTTAGCTCTGACCAGTTCTGAAGCATCACAG ATCTTCCATGGAGAGTTGACACGCACGATCACATGTTCTCGgtgtcacacagagaaaagtaCAGATGGGAGATTTTTGCATCTTCCTCTTGAATTGGTGGATTCCAACAGTGAATACTACAGAGTG GTGCATGGCATCCAGGAGTATTTCCAAACCTCATATTTCAGCGGAGACAACCAGATGTACTGTGAACACTGTGACACCAAATCTGATGCTACTATT GAATGTGTAATGAAGGatcatccagatgttttggtgctgctgctgaagaggTTTTACTTTGACTACTATTACATGTCAAAAGTCAAAAACAACCGTGCGGTGGTTATTCCCCACTCCCTACATTTCCAACAG AATCAGACGTATGAGGTGTATGCGTACGTGGAGCACTTTGGTGATCTTAGAGGTGGACATTACACAGCAACGATAAAGTCCCAGGACGATGAGAGGTGGTACAACTTCAATGATGGCAGCGTCACGTTG CTTGATAACCAGCCGTTCCAGACCAGCAGAACTGAGAA ATCCCTGAGTGTTAATCTTCTATTttacatgaaaaagaaaa CTGCATACTCCAGAGAGGTGATCTCTGATGGGTTCTCTCCACCTGCAAACAGAGGCGATGTTACCGATGTCAGACTGTTCTCAGTAGGAACCCAACTTGGAAAAAGCAAAGAGGATCAGTATTGTGAGCGAGGAAAACAGAAACCTGTTTGGAACAGACCACAGAAGGGTTTCATTCAGAACAGAATAGATCCTGAACACAACCATAAAAAAGAAGCCAGAAACAGGCCTCTGAAACGTGATTATCCTCGGGATTGTGTGGAGGGACCGAGAGATAATGAAAGAACTGAttgtaaagaaaagagaaaattatgGAAAGGGACTGCAAAGCACCTACAAGATGAAGGATTGGACAcagttgatgatgatgagggagGTCAACAGGAACAATATTATGTtggtgagaagaaaaagagagagggtgagaggaaggaaaaagacaagaaagaagGACGTACTGGGGAGGGAAAACGACACACTGTCAAACATGGTTTGTTGTTAAAACCTGGAGGCTTAAGGAGGATGTACAAAAGAGTTCAGCAAcacaaagaggagaggaggaatgtGAAGAGAGACAAGGataggaggagaggaggtgatgaaCCTGCACAAGAGAAAGTAGAGAAAAGGGTCAAAGAGAATAGAAATAAAGGAGATGCTCAGTATAGTCAAATGAGACAAtcagacaggaggagacaggCAGAGAACCAGGGGGACAGCAGTGCTGGATATGAAGAGGGGGTTAGGAAAGATAGCAGTGAGGTGATGAACAGATGGAAGAAAACTGTGGAGAAAACCCCACAGAACACTTCAAGGAATAGAGAGACAATCAAAAGACAATCTGACCCGAAACCAGATGGAAGTTCGACTCTGACGAAGGGCCTGAGCAGCATGAAGGTGAACGAGTCGCCTTCTCCAGAGTCACAGCAACGCagagctggaaacacacaggaggagaatgAGACAAGCGCTGCTCCTCAGTCGATaggagaacatgcaaagaaaccaaaaaacaagaaaaggacacctggctgttttttttttttccaaaaaaaagACCAGAATCCAGATTCGGAATAA
- the LOC109634730 gene encoding uncharacterized protein isoform X1 — protein MTTWFHSEQFSSAGKINILFSAVMVWYHGLFNQGATCYLNSVLQVLFMTRDFREAVEKCTPDNTDTKCIDHQLKDVFVRLLKQTAHTDEITRKLGIDKVYEQQDAAECFEKILALTSSEASQIFHGELTRTITCSRCHTEKSTDGRFLHLPLELVDSNSEYYRVVHGIQEYFQTSYFSGDNQMYCEHCDTKSDATIECVMKDHPDVLVLLLKRFYFDYYYMSKVKNNRAVVIPHSLHFQQNQTYEVYAYVEHFGDLRGGHYTATIKSQDDERWYNFNDGSVTLLDNQPFQTSRTEKSLSVNLLFYMKKKTAYSREVISDGFSPPANRGDVTDVRLFSVGTQLGKSKEDQYCERGKQKPVWNRPQKGFIQNRIDPEHNHKKEARNRPLKRDYPRDCVEGPRDNERTDCKEKRKLWKGTAKHLQDEGLDTVDDDEGGQQEQYYVGEKKKREGERKEKDKKEGRTGEGKRHTVKHGLLLKPGGLRRMYKRVQQHKEERRNVKRDKDRRRGGDEPAQEKVEKRVKENRNKGDAQYSQMRQSDRRRQAENQGDSSAGYEEGVRKDSSEVMNRWKKTVEKTPQNTSRNRETIKRQSDPKPDGSSTLTKGLSSMKVNESPSPESQQRRAGNTQEENETSAAPQSIGEHAKKPKNKKRTPGCFFFFQKKDQNPDSE, from the exons ATGACGACCTGGTTTCACAGTGAACAGTTCTCCTCTGCAGGTAAGATCAACATCTTGTTCTCTGCAGTGATGGTGTGGTATCATGGCTTGTTCAACCAAGGGGCCACATGTTACCTGAACAGTGTGCTGCAGGTGCTGTTCATGACCAGAGACTTCAGAGAGGCTGTGGAAAA GTGCACCCCTGATAACACTGACACCAAGTGTATTGATCATCAACTCAAAGACGTGTTTGTAAGGTTACTGAAACAAACAGCACACACTGATGAAATCACACGGAAGCTGGGCATCGACAAAG TGTACGAGCAGCAAGATGCTGCCGAGTGCTTCGAGAAGATTTTAGCTCTGACCAGTTCTGAAGCATCACAG ATCTTCCATGGAGAGTTGACACGCACGATCACATGTTCTCGgtgtcacacagagaaaagtaCAGATGGGAGATTTTTGCATCTTCCTCTTGAATTGGTGGATTCCAACAGTGAATACTACAGAGTG GTGCATGGCATCCAGGAGTATTTCCAAACCTCATATTTCAGCGGAGACAACCAGATGTACTGTGAACACTGTGACACCAAATCTGATGCTACTATT GAATGTGTAATGAAGGatcatccagatgttttggtgctgctgctgaagaggTTTTACTTTGACTACTATTACATGTCAAAAGTCAAAAACAACCGTGCGGTGGTTATTCCCCACTCCCTACATTTCCAACAG AATCAGACGTATGAGGTGTATGCGTACGTGGAGCACTTTGGTGATCTTAGAGGTGGACATTACACAGCAACGATAAAGTCCCAGGACGATGAGAGGTGGTACAACTTCAATGATGGCAGCGTCACGTTG CTTGATAACCAGCCGTTCCAGACCAGCAGAACTGAGAA ATCCCTGAGTGTTAATCTTCTATTttacatgaaaaagaaaa CTGCATACTCCAGAGAGGTGATCTCTGATGGGTTCTCTCCACCTGCAAACAGAGGCGATGTTACCGATGTCAGACTGTTCTCAGTAGGAACCCAACTTGGAAAAAGCAAAGAGGATCAGTATTGTGAGCGAGGAAAACAGAAACCTGTTTGGAACAGACCACAGAAGGGTTTCATTCAGAACAGAATAGATCCTGAACACAACCATAAAAAAGAAGCCAGAAACAGGCCTCTGAAACGTGATTATCCTCGGGATTGTGTGGAGGGACCGAGAGATAATGAAAGAACTGAttgtaaagaaaagagaaaattatgGAAAGGGACTGCAAAGCACCTACAAGATGAAGGATTGGACAcagttgatgatgatgagggagGTCAACAGGAACAATATTATGTtggtgagaagaaaaagagagagggtgagaggaaggaaaaagacaagaaagaagGACGTACTGGGGAGGGAAAACGACACACTGTCAAACATGGTTTGTTGTTAAAACCTGGAGGCTTAAGGAGGATGTACAAAAGAGTTCAGCAAcacaaagaggagaggaggaatgtGAAGAGAGACAAGGataggaggagaggaggtgatgaaCCTGCACAAGAGAAAGTAGAGAAAAGGGTCAAAGAGAATAGAAATAAAGGAGATGCTCAGTATAGTCAAATGAGACAAtcagacaggaggagacaggCAGAGAACCAGGGGGACAGCAGTGCTGGATATGAAGAGGGGGTTAGGAAAGATAGCAGTGAGGTGATGAACAGATGGAAGAAAACTGTGGAGAAAACCCCACAGAACACTTCAAGGAATAGAGAGACAATCAAAAGACAATCTGACCCGAAACCAGATGGAAGTTCGACTCTGACGAAGGGCCTGAGCAGCATGAAGGTGAACGAGTCGCCTTCTCCAGAGTCACAGCAACGCagagctggaaacacacaggaggagaatgAGACAAGCGCTGCTCCTCAGTCGATaggagaacatgcaaagaaaccaaaaaacaagaaaaggacacctggctgttttttttttttccaaaaaaaagACCAGAATCCAGATTCGGAATAA
- the LOC109634730 gene encoding ubiquitin carboxyl-terminal hydrolase 47-like isoform X6, translated as MTTWFHSEQFSSAGKINILFSAVMVWYHGLFNQGATCYLNSVLQVLFMTRDFREAVEKCTPDNTDTKCIDHQLKDVFVRLLKQTAHTDEITRKLGIDKVYEQQDAAECFEKILALTSSEASQIFHGELTRTITCSRCHTEKSTDGRFLHLPLELVDSNSEYYRVVHGIQEYFQTSYFSGDNQMYCEHCDTKSDATIECVMKDHPDVLVLLLKRFYFDYYYMSKVKNNRAVVIPHSLHFQQNQTYEVYAYVEHFGDLRGGHYTATIKSQDDERWYNFNDGSVTLLDNQPFQTSRTENCILQRGDL; from the exons ATGACGACCTGGTTTCACAGTGAACAGTTCTCCTCTGCAGGTAAGATCAACATCTTGTTCTCTGCAGTGATGGTGTGGTATCATGGCTTGTTCAACCAAGGGGCCACATGTTACCTGAACAGTGTGCTGCAGGTGCTGTTCATGACCAGAGACTTCAGAGAGGCTGTGGAAAA GTGCACCCCTGATAACACTGACACCAAGTGTATTGATCATCAACTCAAAGACGTGTTTGTAAGGTTACTGAAACAAACAGCACACACTGATGAAATCACACGGAAGCTGGGCATCGACAAAG TGTACGAGCAGCAAGATGCTGCCGAGTGCTTCGAGAAGATTTTAGCTCTGACCAGTTCTGAAGCATCACAG ATCTTCCATGGAGAGTTGACACGCACGATCACATGTTCTCGgtgtcacacagagaaaagtaCAGATGGGAGATTTTTGCATCTTCCTCTTGAATTGGTGGATTCCAACAGTGAATACTACAGAGTG GTGCATGGCATCCAGGAGTATTTCCAAACCTCATATTTCAGCGGAGACAACCAGATGTACTGTGAACACTGTGACACCAAATCTGATGCTACTATT GAATGTGTAATGAAGGatcatccagatgttttggtgctgctgctgaagaggTTTTACTTTGACTACTATTACATGTCAAAAGTCAAAAACAACCGTGCGGTGGTTATTCCCCACTCCCTACATTTCCAACAG AATCAGACGTATGAGGTGTATGCGTACGTGGAGCACTTTGGTGATCTTAGAGGTGGACATTACACAGCAACGATAAAGTCCCAGGACGATGAGAGGTGGTACAACTTCAATGATGGCAGCGTCACGTTG CTTGATAACCAGCCGTTCCAGACCAGCAGAACTGAGAA CTGCATACTCCAGAGAGGTGATCTCTGA